The nucleotide window TATTCTGCTCATCGTTTAACGGAGGTTCAAAAAAATGGAAAAGATTTTATTAAAGGCGGATGAAAGAAGAGAGAAGGGCAAGGGCGCTGCAAGGAGCCTGCGCAGGGCGGGACAGCTGCCTGCGGTTGTATACGGGGCCGGCAAGTCGATCCCGATAAAGCTGAATAGAAAAGAGATGGTAAGTCTTATAAAAGCAGGTGTTGCTGAACATGCCCTTATAACTCTTGAGCTTAACAGGGATAAGGCGAAGTCCACAGAGCATCCCGTGCTCATAAAAGAGTACCAGGTCGACCCGATAGACAGCATCCTGCTGCATGTTGACTTTATTGAGATATCGCTCAAAGATAAGCTCAAGATATCTGTTCCTATCATTATTACAAGGGAACCCAAGGGCATCAAAGAGGGGGGTATTCTTGAGCTGCAGATGAGAGAGGTTGAGATAGAGTGTCTTCCGACCCATATACCGCATGGCATCGAGGTAGACGCGGAGTTTATCGAGATCGGGCATTCTCTTCATGTAAGCGACCTGGTTCCTATGGAAGGCATAAAGATAATTTCTGACCCTGAGCAGGTTATCCTTGTTGTCAGTTCGCCAAAGATGGAGGAGGCTGTTGCCGCGCCTGCTGAAGGTGAGGTTAAAGAGCCTGAAGTGCTTAAAGCCAAAGGCAAGGCAGCAGAGGGAGAATCAAAGGAAACTAAAAAGTAATAATTATTATGTGGCTGGTTGTCGGCCTGGGTAATCCGGGACAGGAGTATGAGGATACAAGGCACAACATCGGTTTTATGGTTGTGGATGCCCTGGCGGCAGGCTCATCTATAAAATTAAAATACAAAACAGAAGCTTACCGTTATGGAAGAGGCTTTATCGAGGGGAAGGAGACGCTCCTGATAAAGCCTCTTACTTTTATGAACAGAAGCGGCAGGGCTGTAATGAGCGCCATTGCCAGGTTTAAAGAGATAGATAATATAATTGTTGTGCATGATGACCTTGACCTTGAGAAAGGGATTGTCAGGATAAAGCAGGACGGCTCTTCAGGCGGACACAAAGGTATCGGGTCTATCATAGATTCATTGGGTTCAAAGGATTTTCTCAGATTAAGAATAGGGATAGGGCGCCCAGCTAGGGTTCCGACAGAAGATTATGTCCTCAGGCCGTTCCCGAAAAGCGAAACAAAGATGCTGACTGAGACCATAGATAAGGCCGTAAACGCAGTTAAAGCAGTCCTTCATAAAGGCGTATCCTCCGCGCAGAACGAATTCCACAGGTAGAGAAGCAAACCTTTATTCAGATTGTCCGGATAGTTCCCAATGCCTCTGATATCTCATCTTCGCAATATGAATAAGACAGGCTCGCGCTGAAGACAAAGGGGATGTTCTGTATCTGCTTTAATCTTTCCGTCTGGTCATTTATGCTGTCGCCTTCTATTGTCGCGACTATCTTTCCGTCAGGATCGTGGAAATGGACTTCGCAATAGCCAATAGAGTTGATACGTTCTATAACATCCTGCAAGTGTTCTTTTGCCGTCTTGACAACAATGCCTGATACATTCATTTTGCGCCTCCTGTGGACTACTCGGTTTCAACACCTTCGTTTAAGTTATCTATCAGATTTGAATTGTAATGCCCTTGATCATCCCTGAACCCGCCTTTGAAAATATTCTTTACCGCCGGTGTCAGCTCTGTCTGTATCACATGGCATTGCACGCAGTTGTAACGGTTTCCGGCTAATTCGCCTTTCAGGTCTTTCCCTGTATCAAAATCCGTAAGGTGTGATTTAGGGATCGGGGTTGCACCTGTGGCCCCGGCCTCTTCCGGCATATGGCAGCCCATGCAGAGGTTTTCAGTCTGCGCTATGGGGAGCATCGCAGTGATATCATGCGGGATTAACGGAGGGCTGTTCTCAAAAGACCTCTCGAACCTGGTGCTCGTACCGGCTTCCTTGGTAATAGGCGCTCCATACACAGGGGCTGAGGTGTTTTCATCATACAGGTTTTCATGCCTCAGGCCAAGATCCTCTTCAGTATATATTTTTGTC belongs to Nitrospirota bacterium and includes:
- a CDS encoding chaperone NapD, which produces MNVSGIVVKTAKEHLQDVIERINSIGYCEVHFHDPDGKIVATIEGDSINDQTERLKQIQNIPFVFSASLSYSYCEDEISEALGTIRTI
- a CDS encoding aminoacyl-tRNA hydrolase, which encodes MWLVVGLGNPGQEYEDTRHNIGFMVVDALAAGSSIKLKYKTEAYRYGRGFIEGKETLLIKPLTFMNRSGRAVMSAIARFKEIDNIIVVHDDLDLEKGIVRIKQDGSSGGHKGIGSIIDSLGSKDFLRLRIGIGRPARVPTEDYVLRPFPKSETKMLTETIDKAVNAVKAVLHKGVSSAQNEFHR
- a CDS encoding nitrate reductase cytochrome c-type subunit, producing the protein MPVLAVSIVSLLLLSCAQTKIYTEEDLGLRHENLYDENTSAPVYGAPITKEAGTSTRFERSFENSPPLIPHDITAMLPIAQTENLCMGCHMPEEAGATGATPIPKSHLTDFDTGKDLKGELAGNRYNCVQCHVIQTELTPAVKNIFKGGFRDDQGHYNSNLIDNLNEGVETE
- a CDS encoding 50S ribosomal protein L25, whose amino-acid sequence is MEKILLKADERREKGKGAARSLRRAGQLPAVVYGAGKSIPIKLNRKEMVSLIKAGVAEHALITLELNRDKAKSTEHPVLIKEYQVDPIDSILLHVDFIEISLKDKLKISVPIIITREPKGIKEGGILELQMREVEIECLPTHIPHGIEVDAEFIEIGHSLHVSDLVPMEGIKIISDPEQVILVVSSPKMEEAVAAPAEGEVKEPEVLKAKGKAAEGESKETKK